A stretch of Microbacterium caowuchunii DNA encodes these proteins:
- the leuS gene encoding leucine--tRNA ligase: MSETVPTAPSETGFDVHAIQAKWQQRWAAEDPFRAGGDDDTRPRKYVLAMFPYPSGDLHMGHAENYLYSDIVARFWRHRGYNVLHPIGWDSFGLPAENAAIKRGANPVTWTYDNIAQQKESLRAYGVSFDWNRVLHTSDPEYYRWNQWLFQQLFERGLAYRKESPVNWCPHDQTVLANEQVVDGHCERCGTLVVKKKLTQWYFRITDYADRLLDDLNQLEGRWPQKVIQMQRNWIGRSIGADIDFEIEGRAEKITVFSTRPDTLHGATFMVVAPDSDLAAELAAGAGDEALERFEAYLAQVRQATDIERQATDRPKTGVFLNRYAINPVNGERLPIWAADYVLADYGHGAVMAVPAHDQRDLDFARAFDLPIRVVVDTTAPMTGAIPVIELDDEGNPIDPFEGQPELDELHPARTGVALTGEGRMVNSGSLDGLSKRNAIARVIAELTEAGTGRAAKTYRLRDWLISRQRFWGTPIPMVHTQDGRIVPVPDEELPVRLPDPSGLDLTPKGTSPLGGATEWVTTTDPETGEPALRDPDTMDTFVDSSWYFLRFLSPGDTTEPFSAREAQKWAPVDFYIGGVEHAILHLLYARFITKALYDMGHVDFTEPFSSLINQGMVILDGAKMSKSKGNLVLFQEELDAHGADALRVALAFAGPVEDDKDWKDVSTTGATKFLARALRVAHDVSSPADVIWAEGDAALRRVTHRLWADAPTLIEQTKFNVVVARLMELVNAIRKTIDTGAGAADPAVREATEAVAMVLDLFAPHTAEEMWSLLGYDTSAGIAVWRQPDATLLVEETITAIVQIDGKVRATLEVPARIDGEELERLARADSRVQRALGDRPIVRAVVRPPKVVSFSTK, translated from the coding sequence GTGTCCGAGACAGTCCCCACCGCTCCCTCCGAGACCGGTTTCGACGTGCACGCCATCCAGGCGAAGTGGCAGCAGCGATGGGCCGCCGAGGACCCGTTCCGTGCGGGCGGCGATGACGACACGCGCCCGCGCAAGTACGTGCTCGCGATGTTCCCGTACCCGTCCGGCGACCTGCACATGGGGCACGCCGAGAACTACCTCTACTCCGACATCGTGGCGCGCTTCTGGCGCCACCGGGGCTACAACGTCCTGCACCCGATCGGCTGGGACTCCTTCGGGCTGCCTGCCGAGAACGCCGCCATCAAGCGCGGCGCCAACCCGGTGACGTGGACCTACGACAACATCGCCCAGCAGAAGGAGAGCCTGCGCGCCTACGGCGTCTCGTTCGACTGGAACCGGGTCCTGCACACCAGCGACCCGGAGTACTACCGCTGGAACCAGTGGCTGTTCCAGCAGCTGTTCGAACGCGGCCTGGCCTACCGCAAGGAGAGCCCGGTCAACTGGTGCCCGCACGACCAGACGGTGCTCGCGAACGAGCAGGTCGTCGACGGACACTGCGAGCGCTGCGGCACGCTGGTCGTCAAGAAGAAGCTGACCCAGTGGTACTTCCGGATCACCGACTACGCCGACCGTCTGCTGGACGACCTCAACCAGCTGGAGGGGCGCTGGCCGCAGAAGGTCATCCAGATGCAGCGCAACTGGATCGGCCGTTCCATCGGCGCCGACATCGACTTCGAGATCGAGGGTCGCGCGGAGAAGATCACCGTCTTCTCGACGCGTCCGGACACCCTGCACGGGGCCACCTTCATGGTCGTCGCGCCGGACTCCGACCTGGCCGCCGAGCTGGCCGCAGGCGCGGGCGACGAAGCGCTCGAGCGCTTCGAGGCGTATCTCGCCCAGGTCCGGCAGGCCACCGACATCGAGCGTCAGGCGACCGATCGCCCGAAGACCGGCGTGTTCCTGAACCGTTACGCCATCAACCCGGTCAACGGTGAGCGTCTGCCCATCTGGGCCGCCGACTACGTGCTGGCCGACTACGGGCACGGCGCCGTCATGGCCGTCCCCGCCCACGATCAGCGCGACCTCGACTTCGCCCGTGCCTTCGACCTCCCCATCCGGGTCGTCGTGGACACCACGGCGCCGATGACCGGGGCGATCCCGGTGATCGAACTGGACGACGAGGGCAACCCCATCGATCCGTTCGAGGGGCAGCCGGAACTGGACGAGCTCCACCCCGCCCGGACGGGTGTCGCCCTGACCGGCGAGGGGCGGATGGTCAACTCCGGCTCCCTCGACGGGCTGAGCAAGCGCAACGCGATCGCGCGGGTCATCGCCGAGCTGACGGAGGCCGGTACCGGCCGGGCGGCGAAGACCTATCGCCTGCGCGACTGGCTGATCTCCCGCCAGCGTTTCTGGGGCACGCCCATCCCGATGGTGCACACCCAGGACGGGCGCATCGTCCCGGTCCCCGACGAGGAGCTGCCGGTGCGCCTGCCGGACCCGAGCGGTCTGGACCTGACCCCCAAGGGCACCTCCCCGCTCGGCGGTGCGACCGAGTGGGTCACCACGACCGACCCGGAGACGGGCGAGCCGGCCCTGCGGGACCCGGACACGATGGACACGTTCGTGGACAGCTCCTGGTACTTCCTGCGGTTCCTGTCGCCGGGAGACACGACCGAGCCCTTCTCCGCCCGTGAGGCGCAGAAGTGGGCGCCGGTCGACTTCTACATCGGGGGTGTGGAGCATGCCATCCTGCACCTGCTGTACGCGCGCTTCATCACGAAGGCGCTGTACGACATGGGCCACGTCGACTTCACCGAGCCCTTCTCCAGCCTGATCAACCAGGGAATGGTGATCCTGGACGGCGCGAAGATGTCCAAGAGCAAGGGCAACCTCGTGCTGTTCCAGGAGGAGCTGGACGCCCACGGCGCGGACGCGCTGCGCGTCGCGCTGGCGTTCGCCGGACCGGTGGAGGACGACAAGGACTGGAAGGACGTGTCGACCACCGGCGCGACCAAGTTCCTCGCGCGTGCGCTGCGCGTCGCGCACGACGTGTCGAGCCCGGCCGACGTCATCTGGGCGGAGGGCGATGCCGCGCTCCGGCGCGTCACGCACCGGCTGTGGGCGGATGCCCCGACGCTGATCGAGCAGACCAAGTTCAACGTCGTGGTTGCCCGCCTGATGGAGCTGGTCAACGCCATCCGGAAGACCATCGACACCGGTGCCGGTGCGGCTGACCCCGCTGTCCGCGAGGCGACGGAGGCCGTCGCCATGGTGCTCGACCTGTTCGCCCCGCACACGGCGGAGGAGATGTGGTCGCTCCTCGGCTACGACACATCGGCGGGCATCGCCGTGTGGCGTCAGCCCGACGCGACGCTGCTCGTGGAGGAGACGATCACCGCGATCGTCCAGATCGACGGCAAGGTGCGCGCCACGCTGGAGGTCCCCGCCCGGATCGACGGCGAGGAACTCGAGCGCCTCGCGCGCGCGGACTCGCGGGTGCAGCGTGCGCTCGGTGACCGGCCGATCGTCCGCGCCGTCGTCCGTCCTCCGAAGGTCGTCAGCTTCAGCACCAAGTAA
- a CDS encoding anthranilate synthase component I family protein gives MPADATTVPVDAWIDPARAYALFAEEPDSFWLDAGPDARTGWSWMGTGTVADPAAVRAVPVSREPGAVAPSGPFQGGWVGWIGYERGAADAGAPVASDGPLPAERWMRVDTVVAFDHAARRVWVTGHEPDAVAARLRALPEPAPRTPPAAGAVAAARVGAGEYADLIRSCRAAIRRGDAYLLCLTTRFSVSGEIDPVSAHAALRAASPSHHGALIRTGDVALISASPERFLEASDGLVRTHPIKGTRPRGATAQEDAARISDLRADPKERAENVMIVDLMRNDLARVCDPATVTVERLWDVETYATVHQLVSTIAGRVRPGTTVGDLWTAAFPAGSMTGAPKLSAMTILHSLERSARGAFSGCFGWVGDDGRLDLAMTIRTIVTHPGGAYVSAGGGITWASVPEAEVAEVALKASTPLRAIGAELPSDWA, from the coding sequence GTGCCCGCCGATGCCACGACCGTGCCCGTCGACGCCTGGATAGACCCGGCCCGGGCGTACGCCCTGTTCGCGGAGGAACCGGATTCCTTCTGGCTCGATGCCGGACCCGACGCCCGGACCGGCTGGAGCTGGATGGGAACGGGCACCGTCGCGGATCCGGCGGCCGTCCGCGCCGTCCCGGTCTCGCGGGAGCCGGGCGCCGTCGCCCCGTCCGGGCCGTTCCAGGGCGGCTGGGTGGGCTGGATCGGCTACGAGCGGGGGGCCGCGGATGCGGGCGCACCCGTCGCCTCGGACGGGCCCCTTCCCGCGGAGCGATGGATGCGGGTCGATACCGTCGTCGCCTTCGATCACGCCGCGCGCCGCGTGTGGGTCACCGGGCATGAGCCGGACGCGGTGGCGGCCCGGTTGCGGGCGCTGCCCGAGCCCGCTCCGCGAACGCCGCCCGCCGCGGGCGCCGTGGCCGCGGCGCGCGTGGGGGCGGGGGAGTACGCCGACCTCATCCGCTCGTGCCGCGCGGCCATCCGCCGTGGGGACGCCTACCTCCTGTGTCTCACGACCAGGTTCAGCGTGTCCGGCGAGATCGACCCGGTGTCCGCGCACGCGGCGCTCCGGGCGGCATCCCCTTCTCACCACGGCGCGCTCATCCGGACCGGTGACGTGGCGCTGATCAGCGCCAGCCCGGAACGCTTCCTCGAGGCCTCGGACGGGCTGGTGCGCACCCACCCGATCAAGGGCACCCGTCCGCGCGGGGCGACCGCACAGGAGGACGCCGCGCGGATCTCGGATCTCAGGGCGGACCCCAAGGAACGCGCCGAGAACGTGATGATCGTGGACCTGATGCGCAACGACCTCGCGCGCGTCTGCGACCCCGCGACGGTCACGGTCGAGCGGCTCTGGGATGTGGAGACCTACGCCACGGTGCATCAGCTGGTCAGCACGATCGCCGGACGGGTGCGACCGGGGACGACCGTCGGCGACCTGTGGACGGCGGCCTTCCCGGCGGGCAGTATGACCGGCGCCCCCAAGCTCTCGGCGATGACGATCCTGCACAGCCTCGAACGTTCCGCGCGCGGCGCGTTCTCGGGATGCTTCGGGTGGGTCGGCGACGACGGACGACTCGACCTGGCGATGACGATCCGCACGATCGTGACGCACCCGGGCGGCGCGTACGTGAGCGCGGGCGGCGGGATCACCTGGGCGTCCGTGCCCGAGGCGGAGGTCGCCGAGGTGGCGTTGAAGGCGTCGACGCCGCTGCGCGCGATCGGCGCGGAGCTTCCGTCAGACTGGGCTTAG
- a CDS encoding DedA family protein has protein sequence MNDVLTWILDAVGSVDPVLRIVLAGIAIMLETSVLVGLVVPGDTIVIVAGTAIAGPLEGLFLGLAVVVGSLAGESIGYLLGRLLGPRIRRSKLGRRIGEANWARSERYLERRGGVAIFISRFLPVLHSLVPLTVGMSGYSYRRFLAWTAPACVLWATLYISIAAAAAGTYRELADRIHFAGYIFVGIIVVFLVLIFVAKKIIERVERRHMAPPESEQTSDTADVED, from the coding sequence GTGAACGATGTGCTCACATGGATCCTCGACGCGGTCGGCAGCGTCGATCCCGTCCTGCGCATCGTGCTGGCCGGGATCGCCATCATGCTGGAGACGAGCGTGCTGGTGGGTCTCGTCGTTCCCGGCGACACGATCGTGATCGTGGCGGGCACGGCGATCGCCGGACCGCTCGAGGGCCTGTTCCTCGGGCTCGCCGTCGTCGTCGGCTCCCTGGCCGGCGAGAGCATCGGCTATCTGCTGGGCCGCCTCCTCGGACCGCGCATCCGGCGCTCGAAGCTCGGGCGACGGATCGGCGAGGCGAACTGGGCACGATCGGAGCGTTACCTCGAGCGGCGCGGCGGCGTCGCCATCTTCATCTCCCGCTTCCTGCCGGTCCTCCACTCGCTGGTACCGCTCACCGTGGGGATGAGCGGGTACTCGTACCGGCGTTTCCTCGCCTGGACCGCCCCCGCATGCGTGCTCTGGGCGACGCTGTACATCTCGATCGCCGCCGCTGCCGCCGGCACGTACCGGGAACTGGCCGACCGCATCCATTTCGCCGGCTACATCTTCGTCGGCATCATCGTGGTGTTCCTCGTCCTGATCTTCGTCGCGAAGAAGATCATCGAGCGGGTGGAACGCCGCCACATGGCTCCGCCCGAGTCCGAGCAGACATCGGACACGGCGGACGTGGAAGACTGA
- a CDS encoding App1 family protein — translation MAVSPRSTPPVKILWLARLERRAHSWRERRARARGLKPSVAAFPGYGSERWVRVLGRVLIAPAGAEKKAGEYAGVRGWRSFAAVPVGYAQVTVTIDGVSHEVVADRGGIVDTVLPARLAPGWREVRAAVEGGEPTIMRVLIIGDDARFGVVSDVDDTVMVTALPRPFLAAWNSFVLNEHARQPVPGMAVLLERVVREHPAAPVVYLSTGAWNIAPTLTRFLRRHLFPAGAMLLTDWGPTHDRWFRSGQDHKHDNLERLAREFPQITWLLIGDDGQHDDEIYTSFAVEHPDQVAAVAIRRLTPAEAVLAGGRTVVDDHSAATVPWVTGDDGAELLDRLAEVGVLRGPHSS, via the coding sequence GTGGCCGTCTCCCCCCGTTCGACCCCGCCCGTGAAGATCCTGTGGCTCGCCCGTCTCGAACGCCGAGCCCATTCGTGGCGCGAACGGCGCGCACGTGCACGGGGGCTGAAGCCCTCGGTCGCCGCGTTCCCGGGGTACGGCTCGGAACGCTGGGTGCGGGTGCTCGGGCGTGTCCTCATCGCCCCGGCCGGGGCGGAGAAGAAGGCGGGCGAGTACGCGGGAGTGCGCGGATGGCGCAGTTTCGCGGCCGTCCCGGTGGGCTACGCACAGGTCACCGTGACGATCGACGGGGTCTCGCACGAGGTGGTCGCCGACCGCGGTGGCATCGTCGACACGGTGCTCCCCGCCCGTCTCGCACCGGGGTGGCGCGAGGTGCGCGCCGCGGTGGAGGGCGGCGAGCCGACCATCATGCGCGTCCTCATCATCGGCGACGACGCCCGCTTCGGTGTCGTCTCGGATGTCGACGACACGGTCATGGTCACGGCGCTCCCGCGCCCCTTCCTCGCGGCGTGGAACTCGTTCGTCCTCAACGAGCACGCCCGGCAGCCGGTGCCGGGGATGGCAGTGCTCCTCGAACGCGTCGTGCGCGAGCACCCGGCCGCCCCGGTCGTCTACCTCTCGACGGGGGCGTGGAACATCGCGCCGACCCTCACCCGGTTCCTGCGCAGGCACCTGTTCCCGGCGGGAGCGATGCTGCTCACGGACTGGGGTCCCACGCACGACCGCTGGTTCCGCAGCGGGCAGGATCACAAGCACGACAACCTCGAGCGGCTCGCGCGCGAGTTCCCTCAGATCACCTGGCTGCTCATCGGCGACGACGGCCAGCATGACGACGAGATCTACACGTCGTTCGCCGTCGAGCACCCGGACCAGGTCGCGGCCGTCGCCATCCGCCGACTCACCCCGGCGGAGGCGGTACTTGCCGGTGGGCGCACCGTCGTGGACGATCACTCCGCCGCCACGGTGCCGTGGGTGACCGGCGACGACGGCGCCGAGCTCCTCGACCGGCTGGCCGAGGTGGGGGTCCTCCGGGGCCCGCACAGCTCGTAG
- a CDS encoding SOS response-associated peptidase, translated as MCGRFVVANVGSELVGALRVDVENPDLPPPSFNISPMSTAAIVLDSAKTDPPTRRLEPARWGLVPGWAKDPKIGAKAFNARSEELEEKPMFRQALVKRRAVVPATGYYEWKRAGDTKTPHFIHPADGSPMFFAGLYEWWKDPAKADDAADRWLLSFTILTRDAIGPLGSIHDRMPLFLDADFADAWLDTETDNVGDLLDAAVDAAPDVARTLEDHVVSSAVGNVRNDSPDLIEPVADEG; from the coding sequence ATGTGTGGTCGATTCGTCGTGGCGAACGTCGGCTCCGAGCTGGTCGGCGCGCTGCGCGTCGACGTCGAGAACCCGGACCTGCCGCCCCCGTCCTTCAACATCTCGCCGATGAGCACCGCAGCGATCGTGCTCGACTCGGCCAAGACGGATCCGCCCACCCGCCGTCTCGAGCCCGCACGGTGGGGGCTCGTCCCCGGATGGGCCAAGGATCCCAAGATCGGGGCGAAGGCCTTCAACGCGCGGTCGGAGGAGCTCGAGGAGAAGCCGATGTTCCGTCAGGCGCTCGTCAAACGGCGCGCCGTGGTCCCGGCGACCGGGTACTACGAGTGGAAGCGCGCGGGCGACACCAAGACGCCGCACTTCATCCATCCGGCGGACGGCTCGCCGATGTTCTTCGCCGGCCTGTACGAGTGGTGGAAGGACCCCGCGAAGGCCGACGACGCCGCCGACCGATGGCTGCTGTCCTTCACGATCCTCACGCGTGACGCGATCGGTCCCCTCGGCTCCATCCACGACCGCATGCCTCTCTTCCTGGATGCGGACTTCGCGGATGCCTGGCTCGACACGGAGACCGACAACGTCGGGGATCTCCTGGACGCCGCGGTGGACGCCGCCCCCGATGTGGCGCGCACGCTCGAGGACCATGTCGTCTCCAGCGCCGTCGGGAACGTCCGCAACGACTCCCCCGATCTCATCGAGCCCGTGGCCGACGAGGGCTGA
- a CDS encoding 3-methyladenine DNA glycosylase yields MSLAPGTVLPRDVWSARESAHAARADALTAGRRERAATGRTHPVDDFLFTYYSYKPGLLRRWHPGAGTTLADASTTPRAGWRWYTDAGAGSIRADVEAFRDEKAPLLRAIGAILRGSLDRPASYGCFGMHEWAMVYRDGSTRHAVPLRLGARGTDEVVESHDLRCTHFDAFRFFTPEAVPRNRESLDRASQAAREQPGCLHAGMDLYKWAVKLGPLVPGDLLLDAFELARDIRELDMRASPYDLTDWGYSAVPVETAAGKAEYVAAQRRFTERAQPIRRALSDLI; encoded by the coding sequence GTGAGTCTCGCCCCCGGAACGGTCCTCCCGCGCGACGTCTGGAGCGCCCGGGAGAGCGCGCACGCGGCGCGGGCGGACGCGCTGACCGCCGGCCGACGCGAGCGTGCGGCCACGGGCCGGACGCATCCGGTCGACGATTTCCTCTTCACCTACTACTCGTACAAGCCCGGGCTTCTCCGCCGCTGGCATCCCGGCGCGGGCACGACCCTCGCGGATGCGTCCACGACCCCGCGCGCGGGGTGGCGCTGGTACACGGACGCGGGCGCGGGCTCCATCCGTGCGGACGTCGAGGCGTTCCGTGACGAAAAGGCACCGCTCCTGCGCGCCATCGGGGCCATCCTGCGCGGATCGCTCGATCGTCCCGCGTCGTACGGATGCTTCGGGATGCACGAATGGGCGATGGTGTACCGCGATGGCAGCACCCGTCACGCCGTCCCGCTGCGTCTGGGGGCACGCGGCACCGACGAGGTCGTGGAATCGCACGACCTGCGCTGCACCCATTTCGATGCGTTCCGCTTCTTCACCCCCGAGGCGGTCCCGCGAAACCGCGAGTCGCTCGACCGCGCGTCGCAGGCGGCGCGGGAACAGCCCGGCTGCCTGCACGCCGGGATGGACCTCTACAAGTGGGCGGTGAAGCTCGGTCCGCTCGTCCCCGGCGACCTGCTCCTGGATGCCTTCGAACTGGCGCGGGACATCCGCGAGCTCGACATGCGCGCATCGCCGTACGACCTGACCGACTGGGGCTACAGCGCCGTGCCTGTGGAGACGGCTGCGGGGAAAGCGGAGTACGTCGCGGCGCAGCGCCGGTTCACCGAACGCGCGCAGCCGATCCGACGTGCACTGTCGGACCTGATCTGA